One region of Verrucomicrobiota bacterium genomic DNA includes:
- a CDS encoding aminopeptidase, protein MMDPRYNELANVLTGFSTNLKRGEKVLIDAYNVPEEMVVALIRAARKKGAHPFAHIHQARVTRELLLAADEAAVKSNASIELQRMKGMDAYIALRGADNIFENSDVPSVKMKMVAKIMRPVLNWRVNKTKWVVLRWPTSSMAQQGMSSTEAFEDLYFKVCTLDYRRMKPGMGALKKLMEKTDEVHIKGPGTDLHFSIKGIGAVECGGERNIPDGEVYSCPVKDSVEGCVTFNVPSVYLGTSFDGIRLEFSQGKVVKATANSNEKRLNEILDSDQGSRYIGEFSLGFNPHILHPIRDILFDEKIAGSFHFTPGQAYEDADNGNRSQVHWDMVCIQRRDYGGGEVWFDNKLIRKNGLFLPKSLEKLNPKYLLQK, encoded by the coding sequence ATGATGGATCCTCGCTATAATGAATTGGCCAATGTTTTAACTGGATTTTCAACGAACCTCAAACGTGGAGAAAAGGTTCTTATAGATGCTTACAACGTTCCGGAAGAAATGGTCGTTGCTCTTATTCGTGCTGCACGTAAAAAAGGTGCGCATCCATTTGCTCATATTCATCAAGCTCGTGTGACTCGTGAATTATTGTTAGCTGCTGATGAGGCTGCTGTTAAATCCAATGCTAGCATTGAGCTCCAGCGAATGAAGGGGATGGATGCTTATATTGCTTTGCGTGGTGCAGATAACATTTTTGAAAATTCGGATGTTCCCTCAGTTAAGATGAAAATGGTTGCAAAGATCATGAGGCCTGTTCTGAACTGGCGTGTAAATAAGACGAAATGGGTGGTCTTACGTTGGCCTACCTCCTCCATGGCTCAACAGGGCATGTCGAGCACAGAGGCCTTCGAGGATCTCTATTTTAAAGTCTGCACGCTCGACTATCGCCGCATGAAGCCAGGTATGGGGGCTCTAAAAAAACTTATGGAAAAGACAGATGAGGTTCATATTAAAGGACCAGGAACCGATCTACATTTTTCTATCAAGGGCATTGGTGCGGTCGAATGTGGCGGCGAGCGTAATATTCCCGATGGTGAAGTCTATAGCTGTCCGGTCAAAGATAGTGTTGAGGGATGCGTCACATTTAATGTGCCGAGCGTTTATCTAGGAACTTCCTTTGATGGCATTAGGCTGGAGTTTTCTCAAGGCAAAGTCGTCAAAGCAACGGCCAATAGTAATGAAAAGCGTCTCAATGAAATTTTGGATTCTGATCAAGGCTCTCGTTACATTGGCGAGTTTTCCTTGGGGTTTAATCCGCACATTTTGCATCCTATCAGGGATATCCTATTCGACGAAAAAATTGCGGGTTCTTTCCATTTCACTCCGGGTCAAGCATACGAAGATGCAGATAATGGGAATCGCTCCCAAGTCCACTGGGATATGGTTTGCATCCAGCGGAGAGACTATGGAGGTGGAGAAGTCTGGTTTGATAATAAACTAATTCGAAAAAATGGTCTCTTTTTGCCTAAGTCGCTGGAAAAGCTTAATCCCAAATACCTTCTCCAGAAGTAA
- a CDS encoding UDP-galactopyranose mutase produces the protein MKFLIVGAGFSGAVLARQLVDNLDCHVLILEERDHIAGNCHTKRDDSTGIMLHQYGPHIFNTSRKDVWDYVNQYAEFGPYVNRVKAVTHKGIYSLPLNLLTINQFFGKRFSPDEAKTFVASLGDDSIGEPQNFEEQALKFIGRDLYDAFFYGYTKKQWGCEPTELPASVLKRLPVRFNYDDNYYSTNYQGIPLDGYTAIVEQILDHQKIEVKTSCRYESGVEAEYDHLFYSGPIDAFFDHQLGRLGYRTVTFERLDVTHGDYQGNALINYCEEKVAHTRSREDKWFTPWEKHEATVCYREYSQETGSDDLPYYPKRLAKDKDTLQQYVKLAEEQKGVSFLGRLATYRYLNMDQVIGEAIDFSHRWMKAWANKQVSPLFSVKP, from the coding sequence ATGAAATTTTTAATTGTGGGGGCTGGCTTCTCCGGTGCGGTTCTCGCTCGTCAACTAGTAGACAATCTGGATTGTCATGTTTTGATCTTAGAGGAGCGTGACCATATCGCTGGTAACTGTCATACCAAGAGGGATGATAGCACGGGGATCATGCTACACCAATATGGTCCGCATATTTTTAATACAAGCCGCAAAGATGTTTGGGATTATGTGAATCAATACGCTGAGTTTGGGCCATATGTGAATCGGGTGAAGGCAGTTACCCATAAGGGTATTTACTCGTTACCTTTGAATTTACTAACCATCAATCAATTCTTTGGCAAGCGGTTTAGTCCTGATGAAGCAAAGACTTTTGTTGCTAGCTTAGGGGATGATTCGATTGGCGAGCCTCAGAACTTTGAAGAACAGGCTTTAAAATTCATTGGTAGAGATCTCTATGATGCATTTTTCTATGGATATACTAAAAAACAATGGGGCTGTGAACCGACTGAGCTTCCTGCTTCGGTGCTTAAGCGCTTGCCGGTGCGGTTTAATTATGATGACAACTACTATTCTACCAACTATCAAGGGATTCCTTTAGATGGATATACGGCTATCGTAGAACAAATACTCGATCATCAAAAAATAGAGGTCAAAACATCCTGCCGTTATGAGTCTGGTGTAGAAGCCGAATATGACCATCTATTTTACTCTGGACCGATTGATGCTTTCTTTGATCATCAGCTAGGTCGGTTGGGTTACCGCACAGTGACTTTTGAGCGTCTAGATGTTACTCATGGTGATTATCAGGGGAATGCCCTAATCAATTATTGTGAAGAGAAAGTAGCTCATACACGCAGCCGTGAAGACAAATGGTTTACACCTTGGGAAAAACACGAAGCAACAGTATGTTATAGAGAATATAGCCAAGAGACAGGATCCGATGATCTACCTTATTATCCAAAGCGTCTAGCAAAAGATAAGGATACTCTCCAACAATATGTAAAGCTTGCAGAGGAACAAAAAGGAGTTTCTTTCCTGGGCCGATTAGCCACTTACCGTTACCTCAATATGGATCAGGTGATCGGAGAAGCTATAGACTTTTCGCACCGCTGGATGAAAGCCTGGGCGAATAAGCAGGTCTCACCGCTTTTTTCTGTCAAGCCTTGA
- a CDS encoding glycosyltransferase: protein MNRGTIFVISEKPGKEIKDCLEHIETTVGEAVDIRVVSNYKEINDQISQIAVDHFAVMSERIAIHQKMWLKALRLVLEENRGVAAVGVKTVDLRGLIISCGRNVVSYLGMREIFANIGYGEADGAHYASQREVDSVFGSLLLINKKAFQEVGGFDRGFEKLQRSCKSQPNLVLDDFCLSARELGYEIWVEPEVLVSSDIADTWEVLSKPELCNQLDDRVVNMWQKKWHWHPDFPDLEQIRNTWPTGKVCWRIGKNLEDEWKADEPLVDILIVTRNNKAMLERTIDCLAQTDYPNFKVFILFNGAGDDSPEMLWEKRKQLPFEVNTLTTKVNIGLPAAMNWLVAETSSPLVARLDDDIQMGSDWLKRLVEDLRQNRYAGAVGCKIVCEDDERKLLWADYRLWPRPNTHQLEPDDGQFEHLVPTIANMGCCMLYRRKALEKAGPIDIAFSPISWEDLEYQLTLRRVGYDVLFDGRVKVKHPWKAFRDSCKSSRCNVLGNGTKVHIKWGPGIFEVIDRGIDLRLGRVPESQPDNEVA from the coding sequence ATGAATCGAGGAACCATATTTGTTATATCTGAGAAGCCGGGTAAAGAGATTAAGGACTGTCTTGAGCATATAGAGACAACTGTCGGCGAAGCAGTCGATATACGAGTGGTTTCAAATTATAAGGAAATCAATGATCAGATTTCGCAAATAGCAGTTGATCATTTTGCAGTGATGAGTGAAAGAATTGCCATTCATCAAAAGATGTGGCTCAAGGCCCTACGTTTAGTCTTAGAAGAGAATCGTGGAGTCGCTGCTGTTGGTGTGAAGACGGTAGATCTTCGAGGCCTCATCATTAGTTGTGGTCGGAATGTTGTTAGCTATTTAGGTATGCGTGAGATTTTTGCCAATATTGGTTATGGGGAAGCCGACGGTGCTCACTATGCATCACAGAGAGAAGTGGATAGTGTTTTTGGTTCCTTGCTTTTGATTAACAAAAAGGCCTTTCAAGAAGTGGGTGGGTTTGACAGAGGTTTCGAAAAACTTCAACGTAGTTGTAAATCGCAGCCGAACTTAGTGTTAGATGACTTTTGTTTATCAGCACGTGAGTTGGGTTATGAAATATGGGTCGAACCTGAGGTTCTGGTTAGCTCAGACATCGCTGATACATGGGAGGTTCTTAGTAAGCCGGAGCTTTGTAATCAACTAGACGACCGTGTTGTCAATATGTGGCAAAAAAAATGGCATTGGCATCCAGACTTTCCAGACCTAGAGCAGATTAGAAATACTTGGCCAACGGGAAAAGTTTGCTGGCGCATTGGTAAAAACTTGGAAGATGAATGGAAAGCAGATGAACCTTTAGTGGATATACTGATTGTGACACGAAATAACAAAGCGATGCTTGAGAGGACAATAGATTGTTTGGCTCAAACGGATTATCCAAATTTTAAAGTATTTATTCTCTTTAATGGTGCCGGGGACGATTCCCCTGAAATGCTGTGGGAAAAACGTAAGCAACTTCCATTTGAAGTAAATACTCTGACTACTAAGGTGAATATCGGTTTGCCTGCGGCCATGAATTGGTTAGTTGCGGAAACTTCTTCGCCCTTGGTAGCTCGGTTAGATGATGATATTCAAATGGGCTCGGATTGGCTAAAGCGCTTAGTCGAAGATCTTAGGCAGAACCGTTATGCTGGTGCTGTTGGGTGTAAGATTGTTTGTGAAGATGATGAGAGAAAATTGCTTTGGGCCGACTATCGTCTATGGCCTCGGCCTAACACACATCAACTAGAACCTGATGATGGGCAGTTTGAGCACCTTGTGCCAACGATTGCAAATATGGGTTGCTGTATGCTCTATCGCCGTAAGGCTTTGGAAAAGGCCGGGCCTATTGATATCGCTTTCAGCCCCATTTCTTGGGAGGATTTAGAGTACCAGTTGACCTTGCGAAGGGTAGGCTATGATGTTCTCTTTGATGGCAGAGTAAAAGTGAAGCACCCTTGGAAGGCATTTCGAGATTCATGTAAAAGCAGCCGTTGTAATGTTTTGGGGAATGGAACGAAGGTGCATATCAAGTGGGGACCGGGTATTTTTGAGGTGATCGATCGCGGGATAGATCTGCGGTTAGGCAGAGTCCCTGAATCACAGCCTGATAATGAGGTTGCCTAA
- a CDS encoding tetratricopeptide repeat-containing glycosyltransferase family protein, with the protein MSSKSMVSSSGVSWAHLAARGQELHLEGSLKEALKHFKDALEINPQVAELYYCVAQVLIDLALWEEAAHFYQEATRLKVDWVDAYLMLGVCQEQFGETKKAKANYHKAIELDPLSGAGHFNIACLFHAEKDFDGASNHYLKAYQLKEQIGQCALALAKIAHLRKKYLAAEKWYRIANESKSMTDGDLSNFGVVLQELAKYEEALSVCDDILTRDPEHQEALYNRSFPLLLKGDYKQGWKAFEYRNTIVKRSEPLWEGDNIEKQKLLVAFEQGAGDVIQCARFFPEVRKRVGKLLVECPKSLHRLIHTMGFVDELLDVGEEVLEVDFQVPVFSLPKIFGTQLESLASGEAYLKLDKKIQAKSHPFRAGLVWAGDPNHGRDLSRSCSISELAPLFKLKNVEWVSLQKGQRMEDLKSFPFIGDWGSECKDFYDTAERLEQLDLVITVDTSVLHLCGALGKPVWGLIQYAPDWRWLLAREDSPWYPSVRLFRQNHLGDWRGLIKRVKAELEIKIESKQ; encoded by the coding sequence ATGAGTAGTAAATCAATGGTTAGCTCCAGCGGGGTTTCATGGGCTCACCTAGCTGCCAGAGGGCAAGAGTTACATTTAGAAGGGAGCCTCAAAGAGGCATTGAAGCATTTTAAAGATGCTTTGGAGATCAATCCACAGGTTGCGGAACTTTATTACTGTGTGGCGCAGGTGTTGATCGATTTAGCCTTATGGGAAGAAGCCGCGCATTTTTATCAAGAGGCGACTAGGCTGAAAGTGGACTGGGTTGATGCCTATCTTATGCTAGGGGTTTGCCAGGAACAGTTCGGTGAAACTAAAAAGGCAAAAGCAAACTATCATAAAGCTATCGAGTTAGATCCTCTGTCAGGGGCTGGTCATTTTAATATAGCCTGTTTATTTCATGCGGAAAAAGACTTTGATGGCGCATCCAATCATTATTTAAAAGCTTATCAGCTAAAAGAGCAGATTGGTCAATGTGCTTTAGCATTAGCCAAGATTGCGCATCTTCGTAAGAAGTACCTCGCTGCTGAAAAATGGTATCGCATTGCCAATGAATCGAAGTCCATGACAGATGGAGATTTGTCAAATTTCGGTGTTGTGCTTCAAGAGTTAGCCAAATATGAAGAGGCTCTTTCAGTGTGTGATGATATTCTAACAAGAGACCCCGAGCATCAAGAAGCCCTATACAACCGATCCTTTCCACTGTTGTTAAAAGGTGATTACAAGCAGGGGTGGAAAGCCTTCGAATATCGCAACACCATAGTCAAACGGTCTGAGCCTCTTTGGGAGGGTGATAACATTGAAAAGCAGAAGCTATTAGTTGCTTTTGAACAAGGTGCTGGTGATGTCATTCAGTGTGCACGCTTTTTCCCAGAAGTTAGAAAGCGCGTTGGCAAGCTCTTGGTAGAATGTCCGAAGTCGCTCCATCGCCTTATTCATACTATGGGGTTTGTGGACGAGTTACTCGATGTAGGAGAAGAGGTGCTTGAAGTGGACTTTCAAGTACCAGTTTTTTCATTGCCAAAAATTTTTGGCACACAACTAGAGAGCCTTGCTTCGGGAGAAGCTTATCTCAAATTAGACAAGAAAATTCAGGCGAAGAGTCATCCGTTTCGAGCAGGATTGGTTTGGGCTGGTGATCCCAATCACGGGCGTGATCTCTCAAGATCTTGCTCGATCTCTGAGTTAGCACCTTTATTTAAATTAAAGAATGTAGAATGGGTAAGCTTGCAAAAGGGTCAAAGAATGGAGGATTTGAAGAGTTTTCCCTTCATTGGTGATTGGGGCTCAGAATGTAAGGATTTTTATGATACTGCCGAGCGCCTTGAACAATTGGATCTAGTGATCACCGTCGATACCTCGGTTTTGCATCTGTGCGGGGCATTAGGCAAACCCGTGTGGGGGTTGATCCAATATGCGCCGGATTGGCGATGGCTATTAGCTAGAGAGGATAGTCCGTGGTATCCAAGTGTGAGGCTCTTCCGTCAAAATCATTTAGGTGATTGGAGAGGTTTGATCAAGCGTGTCAAGGCCGAATTAGAAATAAAAATAGAAAGCAAACAATGA
- a CDS encoding tetratricopeptide repeat protein yields MFHSRVYREQRTSGDGLAMPALEVDASIEAFRGGDVQKAIETARKVCEAYPDHVDGWMMLGVYLKEAKRWQEAEACLMQSMRLEPSNPSVHNNLGNLLKLLGRLDEAENRYRRACRLAPEELDYQLNLGRHLMIQGKEDEGLGLLQEASRQHNQRWECKHALGIAYLQFFALEKAEACFRQVLELNPANAEAYANLGSSLVCQNRHHEAKQVLEQAIGINPFLPQPYWNLSIIFLREGNYENGWGFHEWRRKLPGYLERVDPLKEWNGRDLKDRTLLLRAEQGLGDTLQFIRYLPLAKKRVGKLILECQAELVDLLADFSGVDEIVERDGQCIVYDEALPLLSLPWVLGLKNEFREEAVPYLGCYNKKNIAGKFRVGLAWSGSKQHAQDSLRSCQLGELEELRAIEDIEWVCLQKDGAQELESMNWPMEVSSLDNFQITRSVLENLDLLITVDTSVAHLAGAIGMPVWNLIQYSPDWRWGMNADKTCWYPGMRLFRQKVFRDWSQTIHEVASSLKNEIQQRVRE; encoded by the coding sequence AGCCCGGAAGGTTTGTGAAGCTTATCCGGACCATGTCGATGGCTGGATGATGCTAGGTGTTTACCTGAAAGAGGCGAAAAGATGGCAGGAAGCAGAGGCCTGTTTGATGCAAAGCATGAGGTTGGAGCCGAGTAATCCTTCCGTGCACAATAACTTAGGGAATTTATTGAAGTTATTAGGGCGTCTGGATGAAGCAGAGAATCGTTATCGGCGTGCCTGCCGTTTAGCCCCAGAAGAGTTGGACTACCAACTCAATTTAGGCAGGCATTTGATGATTCAGGGCAAGGAAGATGAAGGCCTTGGGCTCTTGCAAGAAGCTAGCAGGCAACACAATCAGCGCTGGGAGTGTAAACATGCTTTAGGTATTGCCTATCTGCAATTTTTTGCGTTGGAGAAAGCGGAGGCATGTTTCCGACAAGTTCTAGAACTTAACCCAGCAAATGCTGAGGCTTATGCCAATCTAGGTAGTTCACTCGTTTGCCAGAACAGGCATCATGAGGCAAAGCAAGTTTTAGAACAGGCCATTGGTATCAATCCATTTTTACCACAGCCTTACTGGAATTTATCAATTATCTTTCTTCGAGAAGGGAACTATGAAAACGGCTGGGGGTTTCATGAGTGGCGTCGAAAATTGCCTGGTTATCTTGAGCGAGTCGATCCGCTCAAGGAGTGGAATGGTCGGGATTTAAAAGATAGAACGCTTTTGCTCAGAGCCGAGCAAGGACTGGGAGATACTTTACAATTTATTCGTTATCTGCCCTTAGCGAAAAAAAGAGTTGGTAAGCTCATTTTGGAGTGTCAAGCAGAGTTAGTTGATCTACTAGCAGACTTTTCTGGTGTCGATGAAATAGTGGAACGTGACGGCCAATGTATTGTCTATGATGAGGCTCTTCCTTTGCTCAGTTTGCCATGGGTATTGGGCTTAAAGAATGAATTTCGAGAAGAAGCTGTCCCATATTTAGGCTGCTATAATAAGAAGAATATAGCTGGTAAATTTCGGGTAGGACTCGCTTGGTCGGGTAGTAAACAACACGCCCAGGATAGCTTAAGGTCATGTCAGTTAGGAGAATTAGAGGAGCTTCGTGCGATTGAAGATATCGAATGGGTATGTCTGCAGAAGGATGGAGCCCAAGAATTAGAGTCTATGAATTGGCCTATGGAGGTTAGTTCCTTGGATAACTTCCAAATTACAAGGTCTGTCTTAGAAAATTTGGACCTGCTGATTACTGTAGACACCTCGGTAGCTCATTTGGCTGGAGCTATTGGAATGCCTGTCTGGAACTTAATTCAATACTCTCCGGATTGGAGATGGGGAATGAATGCCGATAAGACCTGCTGGTATCCAGGTATGAGACTATTCCGTCAGAAGGTTTTTAGAGACTGGTCGCAGACGATACACGAAGTAGCAAGTAGTTTAAAAAATGAGATTCAGCAGAGAGTGAGAGAATGA